The Antechinus flavipes isolate AdamAnt ecotype Samford, QLD, Australia chromosome X, AdamAnt_v2, whole genome shotgun sequence DNA window CTCAAATATCCATCTACCCAATGATGGAAAACAGTCATTTACCacagaaaaaggaagagtttCCATTTTGTTGGGGGCTTTTAAGCTGACCACTTGCTGTGAATAGGGATTTGCAGGGACATGATCACAAAGCATCCTTAGTTATTTGAGTTCAGGTAATAGTCTGTTGACAACCGATCATGTAGAAAAATTTCACCTCACAGCCAGACTcgggaataatcaggtgggaaatGCTTGTTCAAAGGAAACTGAGTAAGAAGGATCTGACATTAAGCAGAGATTAAGGATGTCCTCCTGGCTCTTGGCCCAAGTAGATGGAGATCCACCTATAAGTACAAGATGGCATCTCTTTGAGTAACTTATGGCCTTTCTTCTGAATGGTGGATTGACTTCATTATCCATCACATAATcataattcaaaattcaaaagaatatctGTTATAGTCCCAAGAGATTCTCCCATATCAGAGACTTCAGGTCTAGAAGAAGGCTTACAGATCAGTCTACATAACCAAAACTAGATGTTCTCATAgcatgctttctttccttttttttttttttttaccctttacattaatttttaatacacatttctttatgaatcatgttgggagagaaaaatcagaacaaaaaatgagcgtaaaaaaaaaacagaagaaaaaggaaaaaaattgaacatagcatgtgctgatttacattggGTCTCCATAGTTCTCGCTCTGGACGCAGacggcattttctatccaaagtttatcgGGACTGCCTTGGATCAcggaaccactgagaagaaccgagTCTTTCCCAGTTGATCGTTGcccaatcttgctgttactgtgtacaacatctTCCCGGTTCTGATTGTTTCTCTCAGAAtaggttcatgtaaatctttccagactttctaaaatcagcctgttcatcatttcttatagaataataatattccattactttgaTATAacaacttatccagccattccccaatggacgGAAGCTTTCTCTTCGCTTGCAGATGAACTTGTCTACGGGGGATTTCATTTCTTCAGCACCGTGCAATCTTAAAACACCTAAAGTTGTCTGTGCTTTTAAGAAAAGCTCTAGATCATAAACAGGGAGAGCATGATGCgctaaataaatattcaataatttgTTGAGGACAGATGAAAATTATGTCAGAAGTCATCAGAGACTTTGTAGtcaactaaaatgaaaaaaatctataatgaaCTTGTCTTAAAAGTTCCTAGCATTGCTAAGCTTTTGATCCAGTATCACAAATGACTTGCTTTAAAACtacaaacttgaaaaataaaagcaaatattcaATTCTTAACACCTTGTAGACACAGGCTATTCCTTTAACAATAGTAGCCATTGGAAGGGTGTGGAATATGCCCTCATATTCCAGCTGATCTAAAATAAAACTACAATAccaatttcaaattcaaaagcTATTTGTATCAGTGCAATTAGAACTTCAAAGAGAACCCAGGCCCGAATAAGGAGACCTCCCAGGTCAGAAAGATCACACCTGGATTTTCTTTCTTGTCTGTGAATTTCCTATTCCATCCCAAGCTCATTTCCTAAGTCTTATGGCCTTGCTAACTGGTAGAAAGACTGGTTCTGTTggggtttttctttttcactttccccACCCTAAGAAAGGATATTGGGAAGGGCTAACTGAAATCAAATTTTCACTTTATCCTTCCTTTCTCGATGGAGTAGGAGCCAGTTTTAGGTTTTAAAATCAGTTTTGGATaacaggagaataatttatatcagTACCACAATCTCAGAAAGAACCCGTGAACTCAGTTAATATCAgcagataatcttttttttgttaagGAACTAAGATGATTCTCAAATTCAGAATATAGATGATaactaaataattttgaatgaaaactTCACGTAACCAAATAAGCACACGTCCAGCAGGGTGGACAGAATTTTAAAACGTAgctcatgatatatatatatatatttttacaattgtaCAATATACAATTTGGAAAACAATCTAACAccttaaaacatattttatctcaCGAGACCTCTTTGAGTAAGTTACCAGAGAACTTTGGTTTAGTACCCAGTTTTtgcttaaaatcaaattaaatacagAGAGAGATTTCCAGTAGCAATATTTCAGTGTTTGCACACAAATTTCTCAGATCTTATACTCAGAATTCCAAAGTTCACCACTGTAGAACACACTAGTTAACAGTAATCACCTCGTACAATTTTAGAATCAGAATTCCAACTTAAAAACACACAGAGTCCCCAAATTTAAAATGGGAGAAAACTGCCCTTCCGAGTTTCATGAATTTTTGCTATTTCTACTTGTCTGTTCAACTCTTCTGCAGCTGGGACCGAAGGGAAGAGGTTTCTCACGGGGTGCATGATGACTGCTTTTACACACAAAGACAAGGGAGAGGAACATGGGGGGGTTCCCATTTGGCTGTAAGAGGGGCTTTAAGAAATTGGCAGACTTTAGGATTTGGGGGGAGAGGACCTGAGAATTCTGGACCTAGGTGTGTGTGGCGGGGGGAGTGGCTTAGTGATTAGCTTACTTTCCACGCCAGAGATGTCATGTTGAAGATGTTGGGGTACCAGCATAAACTTTAGGAGAATCTGGGCTAGCCAAGGAAGTTAGCTTAGCTACGACAGATTCCACAAGCCTTTCTAAGGGACAGAAGCATGGAACATCCCACAGAAAAGGGTTTTTCTTCCTGCAGCTTTTCTGCAAGCCTCGCAGAGGGCTTTCAGTCATACTAGACCTACTTAAAAATACAACAGGCCAACTCAAGTTAACTGACTGAGATTGCACGatctgctaaaaatattttttctggttttgtttttccagCCTTAATTAAGGGGTTTCTGTAGATCCAAATTGGCCAGTTCTGGGGTTCCAAGAAAACgtcaggtttttctttttaatgtggcAGTTAAAATTTTCCCCGTTTCTGAAGGCTAAAAGACAGAGATTTGAGATGAGGGAGGGACTTAAAATCTGGGATCCCATCTCCTAGTAAAAGCCACCCACAGTCCTTCCTCTCTTTTGCCTGAAAGAGCTAGCTAAAAGCTTTTTGTATAAGTCCAATTATTATAACTTCAAAGAGAATCCTGGCCCGAATGAGGAGACTTCCCAGGTCGGAGAGATGCTCTCACCATAGCTCAGCCCACCACCACCTCCCAGGGTTGGAGTTGGTTCCGGGCTCCCCGGGAGGGCCGGCTATGGCAAGCACATCAGGCAGTCCAATCAGATAAGTCAATTTCAGAGGAAAAGCTGGGTCCTAACACTCCCCAAACGGAGCCAGAGGCGTCTTACATAGCCAACCGGAAGGCCCCGAAGTAACTGGAGGTGCCGTCAGTATCATCCACAGCCAAGGAAGAGACGGATACCAGGAGCTCATCCCCTGCTTTCAGCTCAAAGAGGCCCCCCTGGTAGATGGCGTGGAGGCCATACTCGGCCTCTGGAGACCAGCACTTGGTGGCCACACCTTTCAGGAGCAGGATGGGCTGGCGGTAGGCCGTCTGCCGGCTGATGCACTGTACCAGCTGCTGGCTCGTGAGCTGGTTCCCTTCTGCCTCTGCTGGGTAGCGGAAGTAGATCTGGGAGTAAACGTAGTACTTGCCCCCTTGGCTGACCCGCAGCGTGCCTGCCTTGAAAGTGATATTCCGAAGATGGGAGAGCAGGCCTTGAGATTCCCAATTGTGCAGGGGGTAGCGGCAGGACTGGGGCAGCTCCCCGAGGTGGTCAAGGTTATCTGGAGGGAGATGAATGAGGTACAATTCAAATCCATGAGCAATTAAAAAGCACCTATTAGATGGAGAATAGATTAGAAAGGCCAGAGAAATGGGGAAGCTAGGCAGGGAGGAAGGTGCAGAGGCAAAGGGTTGGGAAAGAATCGGATCCGTAGCCTCCCGTCCCGTCTCCCTCGGCCAGGGACCTCGGTAGCCGTCTCATCCGGCTCTTCCACCGAAGGAATCCCTAGCAGCACACGCCCAACAGAAGCGGGCGGCCAACCTCCGCTTTGGAGAACCCCAAAGGGGAGAGCCGCCCACGTTGACTAGCTTTGCTACAGTCAGCCTAAACCTCTCTGCGACCCCTTTCTCCCACCTCCCGGccccaaacaaaacaagtctAACTTCTCCCCGCGTAACAACCCTTCAAAGGTTCATATTCTAGAAACCTTCTCCCCAAGCATCGAGCTCAGACATCACCAGGTCCCTCAGCCGATGCTCCCAGGACGTGGCAAACGGTGCGGGAGGCCTCTGAATTGCCACGAGATATAGGACGAGGAGCAGTTCTGGGCCGGATTTCTTTCCAACTGGCTGGGCTCTCCCTAACCTGGTGCTGTCCTTCCCAGAGGGCctggctgggggtggggtggggattcCCTAACTTGGAAGTCTCCCCAAGACTTCAAACCAAACCAGTTTGCACCTAGAGGGGTGCCTCCCCCTGactcatttctctctccctccttccccccccgcCCCCTTCGCAGTCAGTCAGCCAAACTATGCGTGAGCCTCCGCAACCGCTCTCCCATCTCCTATTATGTGAGTGGTACTCCTGGACCAAGTTTAGGGCCCTGGAGTGCTAGAAGGGTCCTTAGGGACCAAGTGCTCCCAGCCCCTCATCTTGTAGTACCTGTATAGGGGAGGGGCCAAGAATCACCCAAGCAGAACAGCGGTCAAAGAGCCTGAAGCCAGCCTAGTTCCCAAAGCTCCTCCCTCAAGCCAGCCTAAGCTCCCAAAGATAACTTTTGATTCAAGCAAATCAatttttataaagtgcctactatgtgccaggtactcaGGGCTTTCAGCATGCCGCACCCCTCCTGAGCTCATTTAGGTGAGGATCCTAACGAGGATCGTTGGAGTCTCTGGTCCCAGGCTAaccttttccaggcttttctgtcATTATTCTCCAACACGTCTACCTGGGCTTCAGTCATACTGGCCAATTCACCGCTCCCCATGCATGTTATATACACCCTCCCCTCCGGGTCTTTGTTTAGGCCTTTATGTCTATCCAAATTCGATTGCcgacactgcctagctgtgtgaccttggacgaGCTGTCGGGtctctctgagcctgtttcttTCATCAGTAAAATTACTGATTTTACAACCCAGAATTCCTAGAGGGTTCAATAGACTTTAAGCACATTGGGCATTATACACTTGAGCAAGAAGGACAGTCTATGTGTGAAGGGGATGCAAGGTGCTCCAGTCGGAGCTCTGCAAGGGCCCTTTGGCCAATTATGGCTCCCAGTGGTCTTGTCTGTTCATCTCTCCACTGGGCTCCTTGGATGTCAGGGTGGACGGAGACCTCAGCACAGACGCTGGAATGATGGTGCTGGAAGAGACCTATCTAGCCCAACAGAGGAGAAAACCGAGGCACACCCAGAGAAGGGCACGCGTCTTAGTCACCCAGTTACAGGTTTGAACCCAGCTTCTCCCATCTCTGTTAGTTTTGCTCGGTTTCTCCAACTGGCCGAGATTCgcttcttcctcagtttcccccaaTAACCCAGGGCCGGGCTTAGCAAATAGTGATTAACTGAGGCTCCCCCATCACTTAGATTGGGGGAGGGTCCAGTAGGATGGTCCTAAGTTGCTGTGTTAGCCTTCTATGGCCTTTCAGCAAGGAATAAATGAAGGCCTCGAGGGGTGCTAGGGCCCATTCTTAGTCTTCTGTGGGCCAGGATGGTCTGGGTGCGAGGTGGGTCTTTGCACTCACCCATACTGGCAGTGTAGGGGATGAGGGTGACATGGGCTGAGGGCTGAGCTCCTATGGAGAATGGGCGTGGCATCAGGGCCTGCCCCTCCACGCTGGTAGCGGTGCCTGCGGAAAAAAGCAGATACCAAGAAGATAGAGGAGAACGGGGGAAGGGGAGGCTGCTTGTGATATACCCTGGCCCCCACCCAGACCTCAAGGCCAAGGTCAGAAGGATAgctttcctctcccccacccccttctatAGGGCAGGAGGAGATACAAACAGCTGAAACACAAAgtttgtgggggggaggggaggaaagaaagacagagagacagagacagacacagacagagagggacagagggagagccagacaaagagggacagagagagacagacagacacagacagagagggacagagggagagccagacagagagggacagagagagacagacagacacagacagagagagacagacagacacagacagagagggacagagggagagccagacagagagggacagagagagacagacagacacagacagagagagacagacagacacagacagagagggacagagggagagccagacagagagggacagagagagacagacagagagggacagagagagacagacagacacagacagagagggacagagggagagccagacagagagggacagagagagacagacagagagggacagagagagacagacagacacagacagagagggacagagggagagccagacagagagggacagagagagacagacagacagagaggaacagagagaaggagagggagacagagagaaacagacagagatagatagacacacacacagagacaaaaagagagagagagcgcgcacATGCATATTTTTCCTGGTCCAGAGACCTTGAACCAAAGTCCAAGGGGAAGAGGAAGCCTCTCCCCTTGTCCTCTTCCTTGCTCACACTCAGCACCCCGCTCCACTTGTCTGGGACCTCATTGTGTGACCCCACAACGGCCCTGTGAGCTCGGTGCAGCCACGTGCATCCTAAGCAACATTTCCCACATGTGCTCACTGATGCTCCCAGAGCTGCTGACACGGAACTGGAACCCAGCTCTCCAGCCTCTGCCCTCTCCCATCCTCCTTCCCCGAAGGTCCGACCGTGCTGTCCCCTCCCCGGCAAACCCCGGCGGCTCCAATAGCAACTGCACGGAGCTGCCTTTGGCAGGCATATGTTATTATTCTCTGTGGAAGCAAGCCCCGGGGGGCGCGGCTCACCTTTCTGTAAACGCCGGAGGAGAACGTTTTCAGTCACCTGAAAGGGAAAAAGGGCAGACGTGAGCCAGACGGGAGCCAGACGTGAGCCGAGAGGGCCGAAGCCAATCACCACGTATTCGGCATGACGGAGGGGCCGCCGGGGGTGTGGTAGAGAAGGGCACCCGTGTGTCCACATGTGAGTATGGGGAAGACCCGGGCGGGGGGGCGGGGCAGGAAGAAGGCTCCCGGCCAAGGCTGCTCACCGAGGTCACGTAGGATTTGATGCTACCCATGAGCTTGAGGCACGTCTGGTTGTTGATCAGCTCCTCCAGGTTCGGGTTCTCCTGCAGGCTGTTGATCAGCTGGAGGCACTTCAGTTCTTCTGGAATCCCCTGGGCCTGGGTCTTTAACTGAAGACAGAATACACACCCCAAATCTAGCACCTCGCTCTCTTGGCGGTCAAGATTTCAGTCTAGATTCAAGTCAAGGAGTCTGCCTCTGATTTGCCCTTGACTCCCACTGTGGGACTCGGGGGCAAGTTGAGCCTCACGtcattcatctgaaaaatgggcatATGACATATGAATACCCGCCGTTGTCGAGGGAAGTGATGGGAGAGTCCAAAAGGAACTCTCACAACTTGAGCTAAGAAGAAAGCCAAGTTTGGAGAATGTCTGAAGGAGTAGCCCGCAGAGATGTCTAGTGAATCAGCTTGGCCCAAACGAGGCTTCAGGCTTCTCAGCCGGTCTGGGCTGAGGCAGAACATTCCTGCCAGCATCACCTCCCACCCAATCTGGGGTCCACATGTGGACCGCTCGCTGGGACTCGGGCTCCTTCCCACTCATCCAAACATCTCGGCCTAAATCCCTCATTCTCTCAGGGCCAAGCTCTCGGTGGGCCCTTGGCATCCCTCCCTGTCTTTCTTCCCCCAGGCTTCTCTCACCCCCCCGAACCCCTCCCTGTACCACATGTGGTTCTTCAAGTGTGGTCCAGGGACTCCCTAAAACCACTTCAGGGGGTCCcaaggtcaaaactatttccacgatacaaagacattttaatttccaaTACGGTAAATATAACCCACGGAAACCAAAGCTCTTGGGGGAGATCTTCAACCACTTTTGAGAGTGGAAAGGGGTCCTGAGAACCAAAGATGCCGAGCAGTCTCATGAGTGGGAACATTCGGATTTGCTTAACTGAGGCACGCTGGCCAGTGCCCCTCTCCTGCTCTGCCTGGTTCCAGCTCCCCTCTCCCTCCAACATGCTGATGACCCACTTTCCCCATGCCGCCCTCCCCCCatctgcttcttttcttcctcctgatCTCTGTCC harbors:
- the LOC127542467 gene encoding tumor necrosis factor ligand superfamily member 10-like; the protein is MGLPPPTQHYFRSDSSDSSACMMGTSDDAEVPRRRQGRSGSCSPVWLAAAAMAILALQVASTTGLFVYFTMSISKLKTQAQGIPEELKCLQLINSLQENPNLEELINNQTCLKLMGSIKSYVTSVTENVLLRRLQKGTATSVEGQALMPRPFSIGAQPSAHVTLIPYTASMDNLDHLGELPQSCRYPLHNWESQGLLSHLRNITFKAGTLRVSQGGKYYVYSQIYFRYPAEAEGNQLTSQQLVQCISRQTAYRQPILLLKGVATKCWSPEAEYGLHAIYQGGLFELKAGDELLVSVSSLAVDDTDGTSSYFGAFRLAM